The following coding sequences are from one Dermacentor andersoni chromosome 5, qqDerAnde1_hic_scaffold, whole genome shotgun sequence window:
- the LOC140218458 gene encoding peritrophin-1-like yields the protein MLTKVMVPVLVAFVVVVTSVSAVTADESMVCPLVDDKGVNATIFPNVYDCSTFYICAQGVPKLTECPLPLHFNRELNVCDFPWRAACVELPLPEPKSPTTEAPPATEKIIITQVVKQIIKTVDDEAPSS from the exons ATGCTAACTAAAGTGATGGTTCCTGTTCTTGTGGCATTTGTCGTGGTTGTGACCAGTGTCTCGGCGGTCACTGCTGATGAATCCATGGTCTGCCCTCTCGTGGACGACAAGGGAGTCAACGCCACAATCTTCCCTAACGTCTACGACTGCTCCACATTCTACATCTGTGCTCAG GGCGTCCCAAAACTCACCGAATGCCCGCTTCCCCTGCACTTCAACCGCGAGCTGAACGTGTGCGACTTTCCGTGGCGAGCTGCATGCGTCGAGCTCCCTCTCCCAGAGCCCAAATCGCCAACTACCGAGGCCCCGCCAGCCACTGAAAAGATTATCATCACGCAAGTCGTCAAACAGATCATCAAGACTGTTGACGACGAGGCACCATCATCATAG